A single window of Flavobacterium aestivum DNA harbors:
- a CDS encoding nitrous oxide reductase accessory protein NosL, with the protein MKTLKISLFSKVILLIVSALFFFSLLFPMWRIELTAPQYPEGLVLQLHANKIAGDVDIINGLNHYIGMKTLHTEDFVEFSILPYVFIFFGLFTLAMIFIAKRKGVIILFVSFVLFGILAACDFYRWNYEYGHNLNPNAAIVVPGMAYQPPLIGYKQLLNFGAFSIPDVGGWMLILAGVLLFGILVKENQWIRSIRKPNIGPVLLFLLSFTLFSCTNYNAVPLELNKDNCDFCKMSIADGKFGAEVITQKGRVYKFDDIQCMVNYCKANQDTKMKVFYVNDFTKENVLIPAETAFFLSGEMIHSPMRGGIIAFSSKNELAAIQPKFNAKSILWDVVYNK; encoded by the coding sequence ATGAAAACTTTAAAGATATCTTTATTTTCAAAAGTGATTCTTTTGATAGTGAGCGCCTTGTTTTTTTTCTCTTTGTTGTTCCCAATGTGGAGAATTGAACTTACTGCGCCTCAATATCCAGAAGGATTAGTATTACAATTGCATGCCAATAAAATTGCCGGAGATGTAGATATCATCAATGGATTGAATCATTATATAGGGATGAAAACCTTGCATACCGAAGATTTTGTTGAATTTTCGATATTGCCTTACGTATTTATTTTTTTTGGATTATTTACTTTGGCCATGATCTTTATAGCCAAACGCAAAGGGGTGATTATACTTTTTGTTTCGTTTGTCCTTTTTGGAATTTTAGCAGCTTGTGATTTTTATAGATGGAACTATGAGTATGGACATAATCTGAATCCTAATGCAGCGATTGTTGTACCTGGAATGGCTTATCAGCCACCCTTGATTGGATATAAGCAACTGTTGAATTTTGGAGCCTTTTCTATTCCGGATGTTGGCGGATGGATGTTGATTCTTGCAGGAGTTTTACTTTTTGGTATTTTGGTAAAAGAAAATCAATGGATCCGTAGTATTAGAAAACCGAATATAGGACCAGTTTTATTGTTTCTGTTATCATTTACTCTTTTTTCATGTACTAATTACAATGCAGTTCCTTTGGAATTAAATAAAGATAATTGTGATTTCTGTAAAATGAGCATTGCCGATGGTAAGTTTGGGGCAGAAGTGATTACCCAAAAAGGGAGAGTTTATAAATTTGATGATATTCAGTGTATGGTCAATTATTGTAAAGCAAACCAGGATACAAAAATGAAAGTGTTTTACGTAAATGATTTTACTAAAGAAAATGTTTTAATTCCTGCAGAGACTGCTTTTTTTCTTTCGGGAGAAATGATTCATAGTCCAATGAGAGGAGGAATTATCGCATTCTCATCCAAGAATGAACTTGCAGCAATACAGCCAAAATTTAATGCTAAATCAATACTTTGGGATGTAGTTTATAATAAATAA
- a CDS encoding ABC transporter permease subunit gives MNRIIKIILLDILKNKIIIGYTLILGLLSWSSFGLEDNSAKGLLTILNVILFTVPLVSILFATIYLYNSSEFIELLLSQPIKRRKIWLSLFLGLSLSMVLAFCVGAGIPLLINAPNGIGTMMLIVGCLISVVFVALAFLSSIITRDKAKGIGIAIMTWLYFALLFDGIVLFLLFQLSDYPIEKAMVFITAFSPIDLARIQILLQLDQSAMMGYTGAIFKDFFGTTLGLIMSFLLLCLWGVIPFFISLKKFKYKDL, from the coding sequence ATGAATAGAATCATTAAAATTATTCTGCTCGACATTCTTAAGAATAAAATCATCATTGGGTATACCTTAATTTTGGGGCTGCTCTCTTGGAGTTCCTTTGGTTTAGAGGACAATTCTGCCAAGGGTTTGCTTACGATTCTAAACGTTATTCTGTTTACAGTGCCTTTGGTTTCGATTCTTTTTGCAACTATATATTTGTATAACAGTTCAGAGTTTATAGAGCTGTTATTAAGTCAACCCATAAAAAGAAGAAAGATTTGGTTGAGCTTGTTTTTGGGTTTGTCACTTTCTATGGTTTTGGCTTTCTGTGTAGGAGCCGGAATACCGCTTTTGATCAATGCTCCCAACGGGATAGGGACAATGATGCTTATTGTAGGATGCTTGATTTCGGTTGTTTTCGTGGCATTGGCTTTTTTGAGTTCAATTATCACTAGGGATAAGGCAAAGGGAATAGGAATAGCCATTATGACTTGGTTGTATTTTGCATTGCTTTTTGATGGAATAGTTTTGTTCTTACTGTTTCAGCTTTCAGATTATCCTATAGAAAAAGCAATGGTTTTCATAACCGCATTTAGTCCAATAGATTTAGCAAGAATACAAATATTGTTGCAACTGGATCAATCAGCAATGATGGGATATACAGGGGCAATTTTCAAGGATTTCTTTGGTACAACTTTAGGGCTAATAATGTCTTTCTTGTTGTTGTGTTTGTGGGGAGTTATTCCATTTTTTATTTCTTTAAAGAAATTTAAATATAAAGATTTATAA
- a CDS encoding nitrous oxide reductase family maturation protein NosD yields MKNIFYFILLISTLLKANVVEVGVNKPIKSIKKAIAIAKVGDTVLVHKGLYREGNIVIDKKIVFLGIGYPILDGQKKYEVLSVKSDGVIVDGFKIIKSGYATLEDPCGIKVYNKNHVTIQNNILDNNFFGIYIQNGRNCIVKNNKIRAYGKEEQRIGNGIHCWKSDSLQITANTVSGHRDGIYFEFVTNSVIWRNISVKNIRYGLHFMFSNDDAYISNVFKNNGAGVAVMFTRRVKMFNNYFEENWGDAAYGLLLKEISDSYISGNKFIKNTSGIHMEGTSRILIERNIFEANGWGMKIQASCMDNVIKNNNFVGNTFDISTNGSLVLNTFNSNYWDKYEGYDLDKNGVGDVHYHPLSLFAVLTENNPSAMLLFRSFMITLLDKSEKILPSITPDNFVDETPLMHSLSL; encoded by the coding sequence ATGAAAAATATTTTCTATTTCATTCTTCTTATTTCCACATTGCTTAAAGCCAACGTAGTTGAAGTTGGAGTGAATAAACCCATAAAATCGATAAAAAAAGCCATCGCCATCGCCAAAGTTGGTGATACCGTTTTGGTCCATAAAGGATTGTATAGAGAAGGAAATATAGTTATCGATAAAAAGATTGTTTTCTTAGGGATAGGTTATCCGATACTGGACGGTCAAAAGAAATATGAAGTCCTCTCTGTAAAATCTGATGGTGTAATTGTAGATGGTTTCAAAATAATAAAATCCGGTTATGCAACACTCGAAGATCCCTGCGGAATAAAAGTCTACAATAAAAACCATGTTACCATTCAAAACAACATTCTGGATAATAATTTCTTTGGAATTTATATCCAAAACGGAAGGAATTGCATCGTAAAGAATAACAAAATAAGAGCTTACGGAAAAGAAGAGCAACGCATAGGTAATGGGATTCATTGCTGGAAAAGTGATAGCCTTCAAATTACAGCCAATACAGTTTCTGGTCATCGTGATGGAATTTATTTTGAGTTTGTCACCAATTCTGTAATCTGGAGAAATATTTCGGTAAAAAATATTCGTTACGGTTTGCATTTTATGTTTTCTAATGATGATGCTTATATTTCAAATGTTTTCAAAAACAATGGTGCCGGAGTAGCAGTTATGTTTACCAGAAGGGTAAAGATGTTTAATAATTATTTTGAAGAAAACTGGGGTGATGCCGCTTATGGATTATTATTAAAAGAAATCTCGGATAGCTATATCAGTGGCAATAAATTTATCAAGAACACATCAGGGATTCATATGGAAGGGACGAGTAGAATTCTTATAGAAAGAAATATTTTTGAAGCCAATGGTTGGGGCATGAAAATTCAGGCCAGTTGCATGGATAATGTAATCAAGAACAATAATTTTGTTGGGAACACTTTTGATATTAGTACCAACGGGAGTTTAGTCCTTAATACTTTCAATAGTAATTATTGGGATAAATATGAAGGTTATGATTTAGATAAGAACGGAGTAGGAGATGTTCATTATCATCCATTGAGTTTATTTGCTGTACTTACGGAAAATAACCCCTCAGCGATGTTACTTTTTAGAAGCTTTATGATTACGCTTTTAGATAAATCAGAAAAAATATTACCCAGTATCACTCCCGATAACTTTGTGGATGAAACCCCATTAATGCATTCTTTGTCTTTATGA
- a CDS encoding c-type cytochrome — protein MLISCGDKSKSTDNSSKESTSEEATKTEAVDPSTYDPNRGLGKFTTVDLGDKLDVAMAKKGEEIQTVKCSSCHKLTDEKLVGPGWKGVTSRHKPEWIMNFITNPDPMIDKDPKLQAQLEICLMRMPNQSLSDDDARHVLEYMRQNDGVK, from the coding sequence ATGCTAATTTCTTGTGGGGATAAAAGTAAATCCACAGATAATTCTTCGAAAGAATCCACTTCAGAAGAAGCAACTAAAACTGAAGCAGTTGATCCGTCAACCTACGATCCAAATAGAGGATTAGGAAAATTTACAACAGTTGATTTAGGCGATAAGCTTGATGTGGCTATGGCAAAAAAAGGTGAAGAAATTCAGACCGTAAAATGTTCTTCTTGTCATAAGCTAACAGATGAAAAATTAGTCGGTCCAGGATGGAAAGGGGTTACTTCTCGTCATAAACCGGAATGGATTATGAATTTTATCACAAATCCTGACCCTATGATTGACAAAGATCCAAAACTTCAGGCACAATTAGAAATATGTCTAATGCGTATGCCAAATCAATCTTTAAGTGATGATGATGCAAGACATGTATTGGAGTATATGCGTCAAAATGATGGTGTAAAATAG
- the hemL gene encoding glutamate-1-semialdehyde 2,1-aminomutase, with product MIYQRSSQLFAEAEKVIPGGVNSPVRAFKAVGGTPIFVKSAKGAYMLDEDGNRLIDYINSWGPMILGHAYEPVVQAVIEKAKLGTSFGMPTELETQIAALAVSMVPNIDKIRFVNSGTEACMSAVRLARGFTKRDKIIKFAGCYHGHSDSFLIQAGSGAVTFGTPNSPGVTAGTAKDTLLAKYNDLENVKTLIEANKDEIAAIIIEPVAGNMGCIPPVKGFLEGLRELCTANGILLIFDEVMTGFRLARGGAQELLNINADIVCFGKVIGGGLPVGAFAAREEIMNYLAPLGPVYQAGTLSGNPLAMAAGLAMLQALDNDREIFKRLEEKTAYLGAGIERVLKANNVVFTINRVGSMISVHFDANPVTDFQTAANGDNETFKKFFHGLVAEGVYIAPSAYETWFITDALTYEDLDFTIQAIDKVSKTF from the coding sequence ATGATATACCAAAGAAGTAGTCAGCTTTTTGCTGAAGCAGAAAAAGTAATCCCAGGGGGAGTAAATTCACCAGTAAGAGCATTTAAAGCCGTGGGAGGAACCCCAATATTTGTAAAAAGTGCCAAAGGAGCTTATATGCTTGATGAAGACGGAAACCGATTGATCGATTATATCAATTCATGGGGACCAATGATTTTGGGTCACGCCTACGAGCCAGTTGTACAAGCCGTAATTGAGAAAGCTAAACTTGGAACATCTTTCGGGATGCCAACGGAACTAGAAACTCAAATTGCAGCTTTAGCGGTATCTATGGTGCCTAATATCGATAAAATCCGTTTTGTAAATTCAGGGACTGAGGCTTGTATGAGTGCAGTGCGTCTAGCTCGTGGATTTACCAAAAGAGATAAAATTATAAAGTTTGCAGGATGCTATCACGGACATTCTGATTCGTTTTTGATTCAGGCGGGAAGTGGTGCTGTGACTTTTGGAACTCCTAATAGTCCTGGTGTAACTGCAGGAACTGCCAAAGATACTTTGCTTGCTAAATACAATGATTTGGAGAATGTAAAGACTTTAATCGAAGCGAACAAAGATGAGATTGCAGCCATAATTATTGAGCCAGTTGCTGGAAATATGGGATGTATTCCTCCAGTTAAAGGATTTTTAGAAGGATTGCGTGAGTTGTGTACAGCAAACGGAATTTTATTAATCTTTGATGAGGTAATGACCGGCTTTAGATTAGCAAGAGGTGGAGCACAGGAGCTATTAAATATCAATGCAGATATTGTTTGTTTCGGAAAAGTAATTGGAGGAGGATTGCCAGTTGGAGCTTTTGCCGCAAGAGAAGAAATTATGAATTACTTGGCACCATTGGGACCTGTTTATCAAGCAGGAACTTTATCAGGGAATCCATTGGCTATGGCAGCGGGATTAGCGATGTTGCAGGCATTAGATAATGATCGTGAAATTTTTAAGAGACTGGAAGAGAAAACCGCTTATTTAGGTGCAGGTATCGAAAGAGTATTGAAAGCCAATAATGTTGTCTTTACTATTAATAGAGTTGGTTCGATGATTTCAGTTCACTTTGATGCAAATCCAGTAACTGATTTTCAAACTGCTGCAAATGGAGATAATGAAACCTTCAAGAAATTCTTCCATGGATTAGTTGCCGAAGGTGTTTATATCGCACCATCAGCCTATGAAACTTGGTTTATCACTGATGCATTAACTTATGAAGATTTAGATTTTACTATTCAGGCAATAGATAAAGTTTCTAAAACGTTCTAA
- a CDS encoding fasciclin domain-containing protein, whose protein sequence is MKKTIQLLLVVSFVSFLSCKQNNDANAEKAKTTESTETTGTGQSGVKDDASNPNIVQVASGSKDHTTLVAAIKAAGLVDALSNAGPFTVFAPTNAAFDKLPAGTVEGLLKPEKKGDLENILGYHTYVGSLKTEYMQDGQEFDMVFGGKVKITKKGDKTFVNGSEITASIPTSNGIIHVIGDVLMPPK, encoded by the coding sequence ATGAAAAAAACTATTCAATTATTATTAGTTGTTAGTTTTGTGAGCTTCTTGAGTTGCAAGCAAAATAACGACGCCAACGCTGAAAAAGCAAAAACAACAGAAAGCACAGAAACAACTGGAACCGGACAATCTGGAGTAAAAGACGACGCCTCAAACCCCAATATTGTACAGGTCGCATCTGGAAGCAAAGACCACACCACTCTTGTGGCTGCCATAAAAGCTGCCGGATTGGTTGATGCATTAAGCAATGCTGGTCCATTTACAGTATTTGCGCCAACAAATGCTGCTTTTGATAAATTACCTGCCGGAACTGTTGAAGGCTTACTCAAACCAGAGAAAAAAGGAGATTTAGAAAACATATTGGGGTACCATACCTATGTAGGAAGTTTGAAAACTGAATACATGCAAGATGGTCAGGAGTTTGACATGGTTTTTGGTGGTAAAGTAAAAATCACCAAAAAAGGAGACAAAACCTTCGTAAACGGTTCCGAAATTACGGCTTCAATACCAACTTCAAATGGAATCATTCATGTTATTGGTGATGTGCTAATGCCTCCAAAATAA
- a CDS encoding group III truncated hemoglobin, with amino-acid sequence MKSDIKNRADIEKLVNVFYDKIKTDTEIGYFFSDVAKVDWEKHLPIMYNFWENILFSTGNFEGNPMLKHKELHQKSKLNPAHFLHWNVLFSDTVDELFAGDRATEIKLRAKNIAAVMMTKTLE; translated from the coding sequence ATGAAATCAGATATAAAAAATAGAGCCGATATAGAAAAGTTAGTCAATGTTTTTTATGATAAAATAAAGACTGATACTGAAATAGGTTATTTTTTTTCGGATGTAGCCAAAGTAGATTGGGAAAAACACTTGCCTATAATGTATAACTTTTGGGAAAATATTCTGTTCTCAACCGGTAATTTTGAAGGAAATCCGATGCTTAAACACAAAGAATTGCATCAGAAAAGCAAATTGAATCCAGCTCATTTTCTGCATTGGAATGTGCTGTTTAGTGATACAGTAGATGAGTTGTTTGCAGGTGATAGAGCTACAGAAATCAAACTAAGAGCAAAGAATATTGCTGCAGTTATGATGACAAAGACATTAGAGTAA
- the nosZ gene encoding Sec-dependent nitrous-oxide reductase: MKNKFLKGTLALALVAAFFSSCKPKDSNDVVSGDAAQKAYVAPGKYDEFYNFVSGGFSGQVSVYGLPSGRLLRVIPVFSADPQSGYGYNEETKPMLNTSNGFVPWDDQHHTELSQTNGEVDGRWLFANANNTPRIARVDLKTFTTKEIIELPNSAGNHSSPFITENTEYVVAGTRFSVPPDNVNGDVPINTYKQNFKGYLSFVKVGKEGEMDIAFQIAAPGVNFDLSHAGKGKSHGWFFFSCYNTEQANTLLEVNASQKDKDFIMAVNWKKAEEYIKAGKGKKVATKYVHNIYDEKTHTAKSETRNEVLVLDSKDFKDICYMIPCPKSPHGCDVDPTGEYIVGSGKLAALIPVFSFDKLQNAIKNKQFDGEYDGIPVIKYEAALHGEVQKPGLGPLHTEFDGKGNAYTTFFVSSEVVKWDIKSLKVLDRVPTYYSVGHLCIPGGDSKKPYGKYLIAYNKITKDRYLPTGPELAQSAQIFDISGDKMQLILDFPTIGEPHYAQAAPADLIRNNGQLKIYKIEENKHPYVTKGEKESKIVREGNKVHVYMTSIRSHFAPDNIEGIKLGDEVYFHVTNLEQDWDIPHGFAIKGADNGELLIMPGETCTLKWIPKKTGIFPFYCTDFCSALHQEMQGYARVSPAGSSVPLTFSIGTNLPAAK; encoded by the coding sequence ATGAAAAATAAATTTTTGAAAGGAACTTTAGCTCTAGCTTTAGTTGCTGCTTTTTTTAGTTCATGTAAGCCTAAAGACTCTAATGATGTAGTAAGTGGTGATGCAGCTCAAAAAGCATACGTTGCGCCAGGTAAATACGATGAGTTTTATAATTTTGTGTCAGGTGGATTTAGCGGTCAGGTTTCCGTTTATGGTCTGCCAAGCGGAAGATTGCTTAGAGTAATTCCGGTTTTCTCTGCGGATCCTCAAAGTGGTTACGGATACAATGAAGAAACTAAACCAATGCTAAATACTTCTAACGGGTTTGTGCCATGGGATGATCAACACCATACGGAGTTATCTCAAACAAATGGTGAAGTAGATGGACGTTGGCTTTTTGCCAATGCCAATAATACTCCTCGTATTGCACGTGTCGATTTAAAAACGTTTACTACAAAGGAAATTATTGAATTGCCTAACAGTGCAGGGAACCACTCCTCTCCGTTTATTACAGAGAATACAGAATATGTAGTGGCAGGTACCCGTTTTAGTGTTCCGCCAGATAATGTAAATGGAGATGTGCCAATTAATACCTATAAACAAAATTTTAAAGGCTATTTAAGTTTTGTAAAAGTAGGGAAAGAGGGTGAAATGGATATTGCTTTTCAAATTGCCGCTCCGGGTGTGAATTTCGATTTGAGTCATGCTGGTAAAGGAAAATCTCACGGTTGGTTTTTCTTCTCTTGCTACAATACAGAACAGGCTAACACTTTGCTAGAAGTAAATGCTTCTCAAAAAGACAAAGACTTTATCATGGCTGTAAACTGGAAAAAAGCTGAGGAATACATCAAAGCTGGTAAAGGGAAAAAAGTGGCTACAAAATATGTTCACAACATTTATGATGAGAAAACACATACTGCAAAATCTGAAACAAGAAATGAGGTTTTAGTTCTTGATTCTAAAGATTTCAAAGATATTTGTTATATGATACCTTGTCCAAAATCGCCTCACGGTTGTGATGTGGATCCAACAGGGGAATACATTGTGGGTAGTGGAAAATTAGCAGCCTTAATTCCGGTATTTAGTTTTGATAAATTGCAAAATGCCATTAAAAACAAACAGTTTGATGGTGAGTATGACGGAATTCCGGTTATTAAATACGAAGCTGCTTTACATGGCGAAGTACAAAAACCAGGTTTAGGACCATTGCATACAGAATTTGACGGAAAAGGAAATGCATATACTACATTCTTCGTTTCTTCTGAAGTTGTTAAATGGGATATCAAATCATTAAAAGTGTTAGATAGAGTTCCTACGTATTATTCAGTTGGACACCTTTGTATTCCTGGAGGAGACAGTAAAAAACCTTATGGAAAATACTTGATTGCCTACAACAAAATTACAAAAGACCGTTATTTGCCAACTGGACCAGAATTAGCACAAAGTGCTCAAATATTTGATATTAGTGGTGATAAAATGCAACTGATATTAGATTTCCCAACCATTGGAGAGCCTCATTATGCTCAAGCAGCACCAGCTGATTTGATTCGAAATAATGGACAGTTGAAAATTTATAAAATTGAAGAAAACAAACATCCTTATGTTACAAAAGGAGAAAAAGAATCCAAAATTGTAAGAGAGGGTAATAAAGTTCACGTTTATATGACTTCAATTCGTTCTCACTTTGCACCAGATAATATAGAGGGAATTAAATTAGGTGATGAGGTGTATTTCCATGTTACTAATTTAGAGCAGGATTGGGATATTCCTCATGGATTTGCCATCAAAGGAGCAGACAATGGAGAACTACTGATTATGCCTGGTGAAACTTGTACCCTAAAATGGATTCCTAAGAAAACTGGAATATTCCCATTCTATTGTACAGATTTCTGTAGCGCATTGCATCAGGAAATGCAAGGTTATGCAAGGGTATCTCCAGCAGGAAGTAGTGTTCCGTTAACTTTTAGTATAGGTACAAATTTGCCAGCAGCAAAATAG
- a CDS encoding ABC transporter ATP-binding protein, with protein sequence MIEIKNISKKFGKLEVLNDINLTFNSGECIALIGPNGCGKTTLIKSVLGMVIPSKGDVLFDQKSILGKYRYRENIGYMPQMGRYPDYMTIGQIIEMMKKIRNSNQELDEDLIKDFELEKMFDKPMRTLSGGTTQKVSATLAFLFNPDVLILDEPTAGLDPLASEILKEKIIKEKEKGKLILITSHLLSELDDMISQIIFMQEGKVHFHKTIDDLLLSANEQKISKAIAKILKEKKNE encoded by the coding sequence ATGATTGAAATAAAAAATATTAGTAAAAAATTTGGAAAGTTAGAAGTTCTAAATGACATCAACCTAACTTTCAATAGTGGCGAATGTATTGCACTCATTGGCCCAAACGGTTGTGGAAAAACAACCTTAATAAAAAGTGTTTTGGGGATGGTCATTCCGTCTAAAGGAGATGTTTTATTTGATCAAAAATCTATTTTAGGTAAATACAGATACCGTGAGAATATTGGTTATATGCCACAAATGGGACGTTATCCGGATTATATGACCATTGGTCAAATTATCGAAATGATGAAGAAAATCCGCAATTCAAATCAAGAATTAGACGAAGATCTGATTAAAGATTTTGAACTGGAAAAAATGTTTGATAAACCTATGCGAACCCTTTCGGGAGGAACTACCCAAAAAGTGAGTGCCACATTGGCCTTCCTGTTCAATCCAGATGTACTGATTTTAGATGAACCAACAGCGGGTTTAGATCCATTGGCTTCTGAGATATTAAAAGAGAAAATCATCAAAGAAAAGGAGAAAGGAAAATTAATCTTGATTACGTCACATTTATTGAGTGAGCTTGACGATATGATTTCGCAAATAATTTTTATGCAGGAAGGAAAAGTACATTTTCATAAAACAATTGACGATTTATTGCTTTCTGCTAACGAACAAAAAATATCTAAAGCAATTGCTAAAATATTAAAAGAGAAAAAAAATGAATAG
- a CDS encoding Crp/Fnr family transcriptional regulator, whose product MQIDIDLLFTWGAVAKKYKKNEVIFEEEESANFYYQIIDGGVRMFNLNLEGKEYTQGLFCSGEGFGEPPLFIDGTYPSKAVATQDSTIIKLSKDKFLKILDEYPSVQKSFLFLLAQKVYSKSKSSNEIINHKPEHRIISFLNSCKKNTDNKDTRLIIPYTRQEIANHTGLRVETVIRVLCKMNTCNKVEIINHKIYY is encoded by the coding sequence ATGCAAATAGACATAGATTTACTTTTTACATGGGGAGCAGTTGCTAAAAAATACAAAAAAAACGAAGTTATTTTTGAAGAAGAAGAATCGGCGAACTTCTATTATCAAATAATTGATGGAGGAGTCCGAATGTTTAATCTAAATCTTGAGGGTAAAGAATACACACAAGGACTTTTTTGCAGCGGAGAAGGATTTGGTGAACCTCCTTTATTTATAGACGGAACCTACCCCTCAAAAGCAGTTGCCACTCAAGACAGCACTATCATAAAATTATCTAAGGACAAGTTTTTGAAAATTCTTGATGAATATCCATCCGTTCAAAAATCTTTTTTATTTCTACTTGCTCAAAAAGTATATTCTAAATCTAAATCATCTAACGAGATTATCAACCATAAACCTGAGCACCGAATTATTTCTTTTTTAAATTCATGCAAGAAGAATACTGATAACAAAGATACAAGGTTAATAATTCCGTATACGCGCCAGGAAATTGCCAATCATACCGGCTTGAGAGTTGAAACCGTAATTCGTGTTTTATGCAAAATGAATACTTGCAACAAAGTAGAAATCATCAACCATAAAATATATTATTAA